CGCAACCAGGCGCTGATCGATGCGCCCAAGGCCGTGTCCCAAGATGTGGGTGTAACCTCGGCCAATGCGAATTCCGACAAAGTCGCTGCTGCGCGCGCTTCAACGGATGCCGAAGCCGGCGTAAGCGTCGCGCCGACGGCCGGAGATCCGGTGCCCGAGCCTGTGCCGGCACCCGAACCTGCTCCGGCTCCGGCTCCGGCTCCGGCTCCAGCAACCGCTGCGGTGGAATCCGGCGAGGCCGACGACCTTCGACAGATCAAGGGTGTTGGCCCCAAGCTTGTAACCATTCTTGCCGAGCAGGGCGTTACCCGCTTCGAACAGATCGCAGCATGGACCGACGCCGACATCGCCCGCATCGACGCAACTCTCGGCAGGTTCGCCGGCCGGATCGAGCGCGACCAATGGGTCGCTCAGGCCAAGCTCCTTGCCGCAGGGGAGAGCACGGAATTTTCAGAAAGGTTCGGCCAAAATAAGTGACTTACCGGGGAACCTTACTCCGCCAAATCTGTTACGTTTCCTTAGAGGGATAAGAAACAGCTGGTGGGGAGAGGATAAAATGACTCAAAGAATACTGGTCGCGGAAGACGAAATGATCGTCGCATTCGACCTGTGCGATACGGTCGAAGAAGC
The Erythrobacter sp. THAF29 DNA segment above includes these coding regions:
- a CDS encoding helix-hairpin-helix domain-containing protein, encoding MSPEFLEALPLAIIAIVVLLLGIWLVMRLGKSTTVTGETDGDVLDEGAERARRNQALIDAPKAVSQDVGVTSANANSDKVAAARASTDAEAGVSVAPTAGDPVPEPVPAPEPAPAPAPAPAPATAAVESGEADDLRQIKGVGPKLVTILAEQGVTRFEQIAAWTDADIARIDATLGRFAGRIERDQWVAQAKLLAAGESTEFSERFGQNK